In a genomic window of Muntiacus reevesi chromosome 1, mMunRee1.1, whole genome shotgun sequence:
- the TMEM52B gene encoding transmembrane protein 52B, translated as MGLHSPALMPSALVYFIQLPRARCEENCVSPQHCLTTDWVHLWYIWLLVVIGALLLLCGLISVCFRCCLGRQQNGEEEGRPPYEVTVIAFDHDSTLQNTVTSLQSVFGPAARRILAVAHSPSSLGQLPSSLDTLPGYEEALRMTRFTVSRCGQKAPDLPSVPEEKQLPPMDKESPGVQHSSN; from the exons ATGGGACTGCACTCCCCAGCCCTGATGCCCTCTGCCCTGGTGTATTTCATCCAG CTTCCTCGGGCAAGATGTGAGGAGAACTGTGTCAGCCCTCAACA CTGCCTGACCACAGATTGGGTACATCTCTGGTATATATG GTTGCTGGTGGTCATCGGGGCACTGCTTCTCCTGTGTGGCCTGATTTCTGTATGCTTCCGCTGCTGTCTGGGTCGCCAGCAAAATGGGGAAGAGGAGGGCCGGCCACCCTACGAAGTGACGGTCATCGCTTTTGACCACGACAGCACTCTCCAGAACACGGTCACTT CCCTGCAATCAGTGTTCGGCCCTGCGGCTCGAAGGATCCTGGCTGTGGCTCACTCCCCCAGCTCCCTGGGCCAGCTGCCCTCCTCTCTGGACACCCTCCCAGGGTATGAGGAAGCACTTCGCATGACTCGCTTCACTGTTTCAAGGTGCGGGCAGAAAGCACCTGATCTACCATCAGTGCCAGAAGAAAAGCAACTGCCCCCGATGGATAAAGAGTCTCCCGGAGTACAACACTCTTCTAATTGA